GCGCCCCGTCGCCTGCGTTACTGTTGGCCAAAACCCTGTGTGGGTCGAAATCTTCTGAGAAAGGCGCTCCGTGGGTCGGATGAAATTGGCGGCTCTGACCGCCCTGGCCGCTGTCATGCTCGGCGGCTGCTCCCCCTGGGACAAGTCGGATGTCAGCCGGCTCGCGCTCCCTGTGGCCGGTTCTGACCGGTCCATCTACATGTGGAACCTGTGGCTCGGCACCTGGATCGCCGTCCTCGTGGTGTTCGTGGTCGTGTTCGCCATGATCCTGTACGCGCCGATCCGTTACCGTCGCAAGAACAGCGACGATCCGGCCCCGGTCCAGGTTCGCTACAACCTGCCGCTGGAGGCGCTCTACACGATCGCCCCGGTCATCGTCGTCGCCGTGTTCTTCTTCCACACCGTGGAGTCGCAGAACGAGCAGCTGCGCGAGGTCGAGAACCCCGATCACACGATCGAGGTCGTCGGCAGCAAGTGGCAGTGGACCTTCAACTACCTCGAGGGCGCCCCCGGCGGTGAGCCGGTCTACGACCAGGGCAACCCCGCCGAGCTGCCCGAGTTGTGGCTCCCGGTCAACGAGTCCGTGAAGTTCGAGCTCATCTCGCCGGACGTCATCCACTCGTTCTGGGTCCCGGAGTTCTACTTCAAGATGGACGTGGTTCCGGGCAACATCCCGGGCAAGGATGGCAACAACTCGTTCACGATGACGCCGGACCGCGAGGGCACCTTCACGGGTCGCTGCGCGGAGCTGTGCGGCGTCTACCACACCCGCATGCTGTTCAAGGTCAAGGTCGTCTCCGCCGAGGAGTACCAGGCGCACCTGGCCGACCTCGAGGCTGCCGGCCAGATCGGCACCCCGAAGGGCTCGACCACAGCTGAAACCGTCGCCGGCCTGCAGGCCAGCGGCGAGACCGAACCGGAGGACTGATGGCCACCGCAACCTTCGATGCCCCCGAGGCACGTAGCACTCCCGCGAAGAAGGAGCGCTCGCTCGGGACGAAGGCCTTCACGCTGCTGACGACCACCGACCACAAGGTCATCGGTCAGATGTACGCCGTGACGACGTTCTTCTTCTTCATCTTCGGCGGCATCCTGGCGCTGATCATCCGCGCCGAGCTGTCCCGTCCGGGGACGCAGTTCGTCGGCGACGAGACGTACAACCAGCTGTTCACGATGCACGGCACGATCATGCTGCTGATGTTCGCGACGCCGCTGTTCTTCGCCTTCGGCAACATGATCATGCCGCTGCAGATCGGTGCTCCCGACGTCGCGTTCCCGCGACTGAACATGTTCAGCTACTGGCTGTACCTGTTCGGCTCGCTGATCGCCGTCTCGGGCTTCATCGTCCCCGGTGGCGCCGCCAGCTTCGGCTGGTTCGCCTACCTGCCGCTGTCGGACTCGATCCACAGCCCCGGCGTCGGTGGCGACCTGTGGGTCATGGGCCTGTACATGTCGGGCCTCGGCACGATCCTGGGCGCCGTCAACTTCATCACCACGATCTTCTGCATGCGCGCTCCGGGCATGACCATGTTCCGGATGCCGATCTTCGTGTGGAACACGCTGGTCACCAGCATCTTGATCATCGTCGTGTTCCCGGTGTTCGCCGCGGCGCTGCTCGCGCTGGGCGCGGACCGCATGCTCGGCTCTCACGTGTTCGACCCATCGACCGGTGGACCGATCATGTACCAGCACCTGTTCTGGTTCTTCGGACACCCAGAGGTGTACATCATCGCCCTGCCGT
Above is a window of Aeromicrobium senzhongii DNA encoding:
- the ctaC gene encoding aa3-type cytochrome oxidase subunit II; translation: MKLAALTALAAVMLGGCSPWDKSDVSRLALPVAGSDRSIYMWNLWLGTWIAVLVVFVVVFAMILYAPIRYRRKNSDDPAPVQVRYNLPLEALYTIAPVIVVAVFFFHTVESQNEQLREVENPDHTIEVVGSKWQWTFNYLEGAPGGEPVYDQGNPAELPELWLPVNESVKFELISPDVIHSFWVPEFYFKMDVVPGNIPGKDGNNSFTMTPDREGTFTGRCAELCGVYHTRMLFKVKVVSAEEYQAHLADLEAAGQIGTPKGSTTAETVAGLQASGETEPED